Below is a genomic region from Candidatus Aegiribacteria sp..
GCAGCCCATTAACAGGAATGCCGGGCGGTACTCCCAGAGCTTCATCCACGGGAGCCTGCCAGGTATTGACTGCCGTGTTCGACAGCAGGGCCGGTCTGCCAAGTATTATAGGATACTGATTATCACATCTCGCGCACTTCATTGTACCCGATCTGATGTCACTATTTCGCCTGGTCGTATGGTGGATTGATAGATGTCCCTTACATTCGGGACATCTGAGATATTCCAGAGCTGAGCTTCGCATAAATCCTCCCCCTATTTTAGTGTATCTGTAAGTTCTATATTAACAAGCAGATAGCTTCATTGTCAAGGTTTGACAGGCAGGATCTTTATTCGTATATAGAAAGTAGAAAACGTTCAGGTCGTTTCATATCGGAATGCATTTAACCAGTTATCACAGACTATGTTACTTCTATTTCAGGTAAAATAAAAACGTTTGTCCAGTCGGTACACCGATGAAAACACAAAAGTATATAGAGGAATCATTCCTTTGGTGATCTTAGAATCCTCCGGTAGCTGCGTCTGACTTCCAGCATGAAGTCGTTGAATCTCCCGTCAATGAAATCGGGAAAACTGTGATCGGGGGCTGTGAATATTCCATGACCGTATCTCAGGCAGGTATGAGCCCATACCCCGCGCCCCATGTATATCTTGTCGGGAGCACTCTTAAAGGAAGCCAGGACAAGCTTTCCGTAATCCAGATAGCCCGGATCGATGTTCACACTGCGATCGCCATTATTATCGAGAAAACCGTTCTCGATATCGACGCAGGAATACTTCCAGTCAGCAAGATGTGATGCGTCAAGAAGTTCCATGAAACTGAACCACCGCCTTGTAAGCTCAGTACCCATTTCCTTCTCGTAATAATCCGAAAGATCGAAAGGGTACATTTCGCTGATAATATCTATTTCACCGAATCGCGATTCAAGGATGGATTTCGTTTCCTCTTTTAGCGTTTCATCAGCCGTGATTACGCTTATCATCGGCATAACCTGTGGTGCTTCTACCGGTCCCGACATGATTTTATCCATTCCCTTTCCGCCGCCTGTGCTATATCTCTTCTAAGACCGAAATACGCCTCGATCTTTTCTGAGTAATCATCCCTGAGTTTTTCATTTTTCTTTCCTTCAGCATTCACACTGCGAAGGTTCATATTATGGGCAGACAGTCTTCCTTCACCGTTTCTGCAGTTAAGGTGAAGGCTGTTCATGCCTGTCGCGTCGAACGATCTCTGCCAGTGAGAAGTGAATGCATCAGGGCTTACCGGGTTCATTCTGACGCGATATTTCCAGTTCCTTGCGCTGTCGTTGACAGTGTAGAGATCGTACGTTTCGCCGTTATCAACCGGTTCCCAGATAAGCCTGTCATCGTACATTTCCAACTCCGGGGATTGTCCGGTTTCCAGCGGTACCGGTACGGAAACCAGATATCCTGGATCCGCGAGATAACGTGATCCATCACCCGTTATTACGGAAAGGGCACAGTGTATGTTCTCTCCATGATTCATATCAGCCATGACAGGATGGCAGTGAAAACCGGCAAAAGATAGAATCGTTCCCAGAGCTTCAGTTAGAGAAAAACAGGTGCCTCCCGCTCCGTTCTCTATGTGTTCTCTTATCACTGTATCAGCCAGCCTCAACCGGTTCTCTGCTGGAAGCCGCTGTGCTTTCACAAGGAACTTGGTCAGGTTTTCCCAGGGAATGCGTGAGAAATGTGAAATGATTATTCCGAGGGAATTGATGTCCGGTTTATGGGGCAATGCGCCGAAATGATCGAAAAATACGGATGCGGCCTGTTTCATCCTCTGTTTATCGTTCATTCTATCGTTTCCCTTCTTACTATCCCGCAGGTACGCCTGAACAACCGCTTTCCCGTCGGAAGAGGTATGAAAGTTTAATGGAAGACAACCGCATCCGCAAGCTGTGGTCGGAGCTGAGAGTACAGACCTCTGACGATAGAATCCTGGAAGATATGAACAGATGCCACACTTCTTCGTTAATTGTCAGATATTCCCTGAAGAATGTTCCTTGACCCAAGAGGTGAGGGAAGCAGGTCATATACTTCGGAGCATACAGCCAAGCTTGGAGGGGAAGAGAGTGCCGCCTGGCTGATAATGGTGATTATTTATATACAATAACCCTGTTTACAGTAACGGAACCTGCAGGATCGATGGATAGTATCAAGTAAAGACCCTGCGGCACTGCATGTGTATCCCATATCAGAGAGTGTGCGCCAGCATCGAGTTCACCCGAATGCACCGTCTCTATCGCCCTGCCGGCGGTATCGTAAACGGTTATCTCGAAATTGCCGCTGCTCGATAGTGTAACCGGAAAGGTAACAAGACCGCTGACAGGGTTGGGATGAGGGGTTCCCACCGAAGTGATGACACCCGCAGGATTATCATTTATTCCCAATCCGTTAATAACACCCTCTGAGGGAATCGCGTTATGGGCGGTAACCATCCAGCAGATATCGTTTAAGCTTCCGATAGCGTCGAAAGCAAGGGTGACACTGCCCGTGGTATCGGTGACGCCGCTTACCCAGAGACTATCGTGTGTCATGCATACAAGGGCATTCTCAACCATACCGTCCAGTTCACTCACCGAGAAAGCGGCCTGTGTGGAACCACTTGGCAGGCTGGTGGGAGCA
It encodes:
- a CDS encoding DUF4416 family protein, with the protein product MDKIMSGPVEAPQVMPMISVITADETLKEETKSILESRFGEIDIISEMYPFDLSDYYEKEMGTELTRRWFSFMELLDASHLADWKYSCVDIENGFLDNNGDRSVNIDPGYLDYGKLVLASFKSAPDKIYMGRGVWAHTCLRYGHGIFTAPDHSFPDFIDGRFNDFMLEVRRSYRRILRSPKE
- a CDS encoding arylamine N-acetyltransferase gives rise to the protein MNDKQRMKQAASVFFDHFGALPHKPDINSLGIIISHFSRIPWENLTKFLVKAQRLPAENRLRLADTVIREHIENGAGGTCFSLTEALGTILSFAGFHCHPVMADMNHGENIHCALSVITGDGSRYLADPGYLVSVPVPLETGQSPELEMYDDRLIWEPVDNGETYDLYTVNDSARNWKYRVRMNPVSPDAFTSHWQRSFDATGMNSLHLNCRNGEGRLSAHNMNLRSVNAEGKKNEKLRDDYSEKIEAYFGLRRDIAQAAEREWIKSCRDR